From the Streptomyces sp. KMM 9044 genome, one window contains:
- a CDS encoding DUF2252 domain-containing protein, with the protein MNDNHLSGDETRHLTPHERVARGKAARVDAPRSSHAEFMPPPKRPDPVEIIEKQSATRVPELVPIRYGRMSEAPFRFYRGAAAIMAADLAEAPRTGLRVQCCGDAHMLNFRLLASPERRLMFDINDFDETLPGPWEWDVKRLSASLVIAGRANGFGSKERVSVVRETVRSYRERMRSYAGLGNLDVWYSHFDADELQEQFAPVLSAEQRDRWERTRERARAHDTLQVFDKLTHVIDGRRQIASDPPLLVRLQDLLPDAERGRLEQEISRLIERYGRTLQPDRRFLLESYRLAGIARKVVGVGSVGTRCWIILLLGKDDEDPLFLQAKEAEESVLAPYVGGSAFSTQGERVVVGQRLMQATSDIFLGWERVQGIDGKRRDFYVRQLRDWKGIAVAESMSPKRMGLFGRLCGATLARAHARSGDRIAIAAYLGGGDVFDRALATFAELYADQNEKDHQALVEAIQAGQIPAEAA; encoded by the coding sequence ATGAACGACAACCATCTCTCTGGCGACGAGACACGGCACCTCACCCCGCATGAGCGGGTTGCCCGCGGCAAGGCAGCACGCGTCGACGCGCCCCGTTCCAGCCACGCCGAGTTCATGCCCCCGCCGAAGCGCCCGGACCCGGTGGAGATCATCGAGAAGCAGTCCGCGACGCGAGTGCCGGAACTCGTGCCGATCCGCTACGGCAGGATGAGCGAGGCGCCGTTCCGTTTCTATCGCGGGGCCGCCGCCATCATGGCCGCGGACCTCGCGGAGGCGCCGCGCACCGGGCTCAGGGTGCAGTGCTGCGGGGACGCGCACATGCTGAACTTTCGGTTGCTGGCCTCTCCGGAACGCCGGCTGATGTTCGACATCAACGACTTCGACGAGACGCTGCCCGGACCGTGGGAGTGGGACGTCAAGCGGCTGTCGGCCAGTCTGGTCATCGCGGGCCGGGCGAACGGCTTCGGTTCCAAGGAGCGGGTGTCGGTGGTGCGGGAGACCGTGCGGTCCTACCGCGAGCGCATGCGGAGCTATGCCGGACTGGGCAATCTAGACGTCTGGTACTCCCACTTCGACGCGGACGAGCTGCAGGAACAGTTCGCCCCGGTACTGAGCGCCGAGCAGCGCGATCGCTGGGAACGCACCCGGGAGCGAGCCCGTGCGCACGACACACTGCAGGTCTTCGACAAGCTCACGCATGTCATCGACGGAAGGCGTCAGATCGCTTCCGATCCTCCCCTGCTGGTCCGGCTCCAGGACCTGCTGCCGGACGCTGAACGCGGTCGGCTGGAGCAGGAGATCAGCCGGCTGATCGAGCGCTACGGCCGGACCCTGCAGCCGGACCGCCGGTTCCTGCTGGAGAGCTATCGCCTTGCCGGCATCGCCCGCAAGGTCGTCGGCGTGGGCAGTGTGGGAACCCGTTGCTGGATCATCCTGCTGCTCGGCAAGGACGACGAGGATCCCCTGTTCCTCCAGGCCAAGGAGGCCGAGGAGTCGGTTCTGGCGCCTTACGTCGGAGGCAGCGCGTTCAGCACGCAGGGCGAGCGTGTCGTCGTCGGCCAACGGCTCATGCAGGCCACCAGCGACATCTTCCTGGGCTGGGAGCGCGTCCAGGGCATCGACGGCAAGCGGCGGGACTTCTACGTACGCCAGCTGCGCGACTGGAAAGGCATCGCTGTGGCCGAGAGCATGTCACCCAAGCGGATGGGCCTGTTCGGCCGGCTGTGCGGTGCCACGCTGGCCCGCGCCCATGCCCGTTCCGGGGACCGCATCGCGATCGCCGCGTACCTGGGCGGCGGCGATGTCTTCGACCGTGCGCTGGCGACGTTCGCCGAGTTGTACGCGGACCAGAACGAGAAGGATCACCAGGCCCTGGTCGAGGCCATCCAAGCCGGACAAATCCCGGCCGAAGCGGCTTGA
- a CDS encoding chloride channel protein: MPVARTGSEAASPQDPLTLLRSRAYLVLLVTAALIGVPVSAAAFGFLALVGEIQPLVYTDLPKSLGFDGTPPWWPLPLLAVGGLLAGLTIQYLPGHGGHEPTAGFKTAGPPSPIELPGIFLAALATLCFAAVLGPEAPLLALGGGLAAGAVRMIKRDPPEQVSAVLGAAGSFAAVSSLLGSPLLGAFLLMEASGLGGPTMALVLVPGLLAAGIGALIFVGLGSWTGLGTYSLALHDVPEATHPTAAEFGWALVIGLSAALVGVGIRWLAVRFRVHVERRRVPTTVVMGLVVAGLAIGYAEGTGKPATDVLYSGQTALDPLLTHSAAYSVGALSLLVVCKGLAYCASLSSFRGGPIFPAMFVGAAGGILFSHLPGLTLVAGFAMGIGAMSAAMLRLPLVSVLLATLLVGAQGLTVMPLVIVAVVVSYVATAKLTPSPATDPGQEPRAGRQQP; this comes from the coding sequence ATGCCGGTCGCCAGGACTGGATCCGAGGCCGCGTCACCCCAGGACCCCCTGACGCTTCTGCGGAGCCGCGCATACCTGGTGTTGTTGGTGACGGCCGCGCTGATCGGCGTGCCGGTGTCCGCGGCGGCGTTCGGCTTCCTTGCGCTGGTCGGTGAGATTCAGCCACTGGTCTACACGGATCTGCCCAAGTCGCTGGGGTTCGACGGAACCCCACCGTGGTGGCCACTGCCGCTGCTCGCTGTGGGGGGACTGCTTGCCGGACTGACGATTCAGTACCTGCCGGGGCACGGCGGGCATGAGCCGACGGCCGGGTTCAAGACCGCCGGCCCGCCCTCGCCCATCGAGCTGCCCGGCATCTTTCTCGCCGCCCTGGCGACGCTCTGCTTCGCTGCCGTCCTCGGTCCCGAGGCACCGCTCCTGGCGCTCGGCGGCGGGCTCGCCGCCGGCGCCGTGCGGATGATCAAACGGGACCCGCCGGAGCAGGTGAGCGCGGTGCTGGGCGCGGCGGGCAGTTTCGCGGCCGTCAGCTCGCTGCTGGGATCACCGCTGCTCGGAGCATTCCTCCTGATGGAAGCCTCAGGGCTGGGTGGGCCGACGATGGCGCTGGTGTTGGTGCCCGGCCTGCTGGCCGCGGGCATCGGTGCACTCATCTTCGTCGGGCTGGGAAGCTGGACAGGGCTGGGCACCTACTCGCTGGCACTGCACGACGTACCCGAGGCCACGCACCCGACAGCGGCGGAATTCGGCTGGGCTCTGGTCATCGGTCTGTCGGCCGCACTCGTGGGCGTGGGAATCCGATGGCTCGCCGTCCGGTTCAGGGTGCACGTCGAGAGGCGCCGGGTGCCGACCACGGTGGTCATGGGCCTGGTCGTGGCGGGGCTGGCGATCGGCTACGCGGAGGGCACCGGCAAACCGGCGACCGATGTGCTGTATTCGGGGCAGACGGCGCTGGATCCCCTTCTCACACACAGCGCCGCGTATTCGGTGGGAGCGCTGTCGCTGCTGGTCGTGTGCAAGGGCCTGGCCTATTGCGCATCACTGAGCAGTTTCAGAGGAGGCCCCATCTTTCCCGCGATGTTCGTGGGAGCGGCGGGCGGCATCCTGTTCTCCCACCTGCCGGGACTGACCCTGGTCGCGGGGTTCGCGATGGGTATCGGAGCGATGAGCGCCGCCATGCTGAGACTCCCGCTGGTCTCCGTCCTGCTCGCCACCCTGCTGGTCGGGGCACAGGGGCTCACCGTCATGCCGCTGGTGATCGTCGCGGTCGTGGTCTCGTACGTCGCGACGGCGAAGCTCACGCCTTCTCCCGCCACGGACCCGGGGCAGGAACCGAGGGCGGGCCGGCAGCAGCCGTGA